A part of Halobacillus shinanisalinarum genomic DNA contains:
- the dhaL gene encoding dihydroxyacetone kinase subunit DhaL yields the protein MELQVEQIVTWMEKANEKVQDNKEYLTSLDQAIGDGDHGINMARGFKEVVQKVSGSDYETASDILKDVAMTLMGKVGGAAGPLYGTAFLKLSASVKGKKSIDYGSFVTGLEEALAGMKQRGKSEQGEKTLIDTWAPVIEEMKKADGFDCDLLSATAKAAMEKTKDIKATKGRASYLGDRSIGHLDPGSVSSYYLFTSLAETIRGGK from the coding sequence ATGGAACTACAAGTTGAACAAATCGTGACATGGATGGAAAAGGCGAACGAAAAAGTCCAAGACAACAAAGAATATTTAACATCGTTGGATCAGGCAATTGGAGATGGCGACCATGGCATCAATATGGCTCGTGGCTTCAAGGAAGTTGTCCAGAAAGTGTCTGGATCTGATTATGAAACAGCTTCAGATATTCTGAAAGATGTTGCGATGACGTTAATGGGAAAGGTTGGTGGTGCAGCAGGACCGTTGTATGGTACAGCCTTTTTGAAATTGTCGGCATCAGTGAAGGGGAAGAAATCCATTGATTATGGAAGCTTTGTTACAGGCTTAGAGGAAGCTTTGGCAGGTATGAAGCAGAGGGGAAAATCAGAGCAAGGAGAAAAAACTCTAATTGATACTTGGGCTCCTGTTATTGAAGAGATGAAAAAAGCGGACGGCTTTGATTGCGATCTCCTTTCAGCAACAGCTAAAGCAGCTATGGAAAAAACAAAAGATATCAAAGCGACGAAAGGCCGGGCATCTTACCTAGGGGATCGTTCAATTGGCCATCTTGACCCAGGCTCCGTTTCGTCCTACTACCTATTCACATCCTTAGCAGAAACGATCAGAGGAGGAAAGTAA
- the dhaK gene encoding dihydroxyacetone kinase subunit DhaK, which translates to MKKIINNPEEVVQDMLKGLIAAHPESLKQIPNTTAIVRKDAPVANKVGIVSGGGSGHEPAHAGYIGEGMLDAAVCGEMFTSPTPDQVFEAIKAVDSGSGVFLVIKNYTGDVMNFEMAAELAEAEGIDVEKVVVNDDVAVEDSSFTTGRRGIAGTVFVHKIAGAKADAGGSLQEVKDVAEKVVVNVRSMGMAVTPCTVPAAGKPSFTLDENEMEIGIGIHGEPGIERKKLTSADEIAEELTQKVLEDIEFNSGDEVAVMINGMGATPEMELYILNGRVQEILHERGLNVHKTFVGEYMTSLEMAGCSVTLLKLDKETKQLLDSDSNASAFHS; encoded by the coding sequence ATGAAGAAAATCATTAATAATCCTGAAGAGGTCGTTCAAGACATGCTAAAAGGGTTGATTGCCGCCCATCCGGAGTCACTTAAGCAAATTCCTAATACGACAGCCATCGTTCGAAAAGATGCCCCCGTCGCTAACAAGGTTGGAATTGTCAGTGGTGGTGGGAGTGGTCATGAACCTGCTCACGCCGGCTATATAGGTGAAGGGATGCTTGATGCAGCTGTATGTGGTGAAATGTTCACTTCACCTACTCCCGACCAAGTGTTTGAAGCAATCAAAGCGGTAGACAGCGGTTCAGGTGTGTTTCTTGTGATTAAAAACTATACGGGAGACGTAATGAACTTCGAGATGGCTGCCGAGCTTGCTGAGGCAGAGGGAATCGATGTCGAAAAGGTTGTAGTTAATGACGATGTGGCTGTAGAGGACAGCTCCTTCACCACAGGACGGCGCGGTATCGCTGGAACGGTTTTTGTCCATAAGATTGCTGGGGCAAAGGCTGATGCAGGAGGGTCTTTACAAGAAGTGAAAGATGTCGCTGAAAAAGTGGTGGTTAACGTCCGCTCCATGGGCATGGCCGTAACTCCTTGTACGGTACCGGCTGCTGGAAAACCTAGCTTTACTCTTGACGAGAATGAAATGGAAATTGGCATCGGCATTCATGGTGAACCGGGAATCGAAAGGAAGAAGTTGACTTCAGCTGACGAAATTGCTGAAGAGTTGACGCAAAAGGTACTTGAGGACATTGAATTTAACAGTGGCGATGAAGTAGCTGTCATGATCAATGGAATGGGGGCAACCCCTGAGATGGAATTGTACATTTTGAATGGAAGGGTCCAAGAGATCCTTCATGAGCGCGGTCTTAATGTCCATAAAACCTTCGTCGGTGAGTATATGACTTCACTTGAAATGGCTGGTTGTTCCGTTACGTTGCTCAAACTCGATAAAGAAACGAAACAATTACTAGATTCAGATTCAAACGCGTCGGCCTTCCACAGTTAA
- a CDS encoding DUF3100 domain-containing protein — translation MSEVQKNLWKDWRLHALVLVIVVITELMGTHEFSVGPGVILLLPMLYAIIIGLALYFTPIIKEKQSKHAEPLIVLGVTLLIAKIGVIIGPSLPQIIAAGPALLLQEFGNLGTIFIALPIAVFLGLKRESIGMTHSVAREPNVGLIMDKYGFNSPEGRGVMAIYIFGTVFGAVFMGLISGFLATITPLHPLSFAMASGIGSGSMMAAASGSLVAAFPSMETEILAFAGASNLLSLSTGLYMSIFIGLPLTEKLYNVLNKRKDNRTGANTGRGE, via the coding sequence ATGTCCGAAGTGCAAAAAAACCTATGGAAGGATTGGCGACTGCATGCACTTGTATTAGTTATTGTAGTGATAACAGAGTTGATGGGCACACACGAATTTTCTGTTGGACCAGGGGTTATTCTGTTACTTCCTATGCTTTATGCGATCATTATAGGTCTTGCTCTGTATTTCACTCCAATTATTAAAGAAAAACAATCTAAACATGCCGAACCTTTAATTGTTCTAGGGGTCACGTTATTAATTGCAAAAATTGGTGTGATCATAGGCCCTTCCTTACCGCAAATTATTGCCGCCGGACCGGCTTTATTGCTGCAGGAGTTTGGAAACCTGGGGACGATTTTCATAGCCCTGCCGATCGCTGTTTTTCTTGGCTTAAAAAGAGAAAGCATCGGCATGACACATTCCGTTGCCCGTGAACCCAATGTGGGGCTGATCATGGACAAATATGGATTTAACTCACCTGAAGGGCGTGGAGTCATGGCCATTTACATCTTTGGCACGGTGTTTGGCGCCGTATTTATGGGACTCATCTCTGGATTTTTAGCGACCATTACACCACTCCACCCGCTATCCTTTGCAATGGCTTCAGGAATCGGAAGCGGCAGTATGATGGCAGCTGCTAGTGGCTCGCTTGTTGCCGCTTTTCCTAGTATGGAAACGGAAATCCTTGCTTTCGCTGGGGCGAGTAACCTCCTGTCATTATCGACCGGTTTATATATGAGCATATTTATTGGACTGCCATTGACGGAAAAATTATATAATGTACTAAATAAACGAAAAGATAATAGAACAGGTGCTAACACGGGGAGAGGTGAGTAA
- a CDS encoding M20 family metallo-hydrolase: MSNDWDLYTRLIEDYSPSFSSGGIDGDRMARRLHEISKIGLTEDGGSRRVGFSQEEKQAKTLVKGWMKELGLSITEDGAGNVFGRLEGKNPSLPAIVSGSHLDSVPNGGHFDGPLGVLSSLELVEAWKETGYQPTRSYEVAIFSDEEGSRFNSGLTGSRAMTGDVDMELQQNLIDQDGNSFERVMSEVGLSAESFAGAARNLNEVGSFVEVHIEQGKKLEEQNLPIGIVSGIAGPSWLAVEFYGNAGHAGNTPMTDRQDALVAAGEFISHIHSLPGQVSDSAVATVGKLHVYPNGVNVIPGKVALHVDIRDIHEDTRTELTQLIIDEAEKASQKFGVRCNHKQTLQVTPVPIKSDIKEHLRQAMEQHQIPATELPSGAGHDALIIGSHLPVAMLFVKSKDGVSHNPAEWSSLNDCVQGVHVLKSYVESIDQA; this comes from the coding sequence ATGTCTAATGATTGGGATTTATATACGAGATTAATAGAGGACTACAGTCCATCCTTTTCCTCGGGTGGCATCGATGGGGATAGGATGGCAAGAAGGCTCCATGAGATTTCCAAGATCGGTCTAACGGAAGATGGAGGAAGCAGAAGAGTTGGTTTCTCCCAGGAGGAAAAGCAGGCGAAAACATTGGTTAAAGGATGGATGAAAGAACTAGGTCTTTCTATCACAGAGGATGGTGCTGGGAATGTGTTCGGCCGCCTAGAAGGAAAAAATCCTTCCTTGCCGGCGATTGTCAGTGGCTCTCATCTGGATAGCGTCCCAAATGGCGGTCATTTTGACGGGCCTCTTGGTGTGCTTTCTTCGCTAGAACTAGTGGAAGCCTGGAAGGAAACCGGTTATCAGCCGACAAGATCGTATGAAGTGGCGATTTTTTCCGATGAAGAGGGTTCTCGTTTCAATAGTGGTTTGACTGGGAGCAGGGCGATGACTGGTGATGTCGACATGGAACTTCAGCAGAATCTCATCGACCAAGATGGGAACTCATTTGAACGTGTGATGAGTGAAGTAGGGTTATCTGCGGAGAGTTTCGCCGGTGCTGCTCGAAATCTGAACGAGGTGGGATCGTTCGTTGAGGTTCATATTGAACAAGGGAAGAAATTAGAAGAACAAAACCTTCCCATAGGTATCGTATCCGGGATTGCAGGTCCAAGCTGGCTAGCGGTCGAATTTTATGGAAATGCAGGCCACGCCGGAAATACACCGATGACCGATCGGCAAGACGCATTAGTTGCTGCCGGGGAATTCATTAGCCACATCCATAGTCTGCCAGGACAGGTGAGTGATTCTGCTGTTGCTACAGTTGGGAAACTCCACGTCTACCCGAATGGAGTCAATGTCATCCCTGGAAAAGTCGCCTTGCATGTCGATATTCGTGACATCCATGAAGACACGCGAACAGAGTTGACTCAATTAATTATCGATGAAGCAGAGAAGGCTTCCCAGAAATTCGGGGTACGATGCAATCATAAACAAACATTACAAGTCACTCCTGTTCCGATAAAGTCTGATATCAAGGAACACCTGCGCCAGGCAATGGAACAGCATCAGATTCCCGCGACAGAACTCCCAAGTGGTGCCGGGCATGATGCACTAATCATCGGAAGCCACCTTCCAGTAGCCATGCTATTTGTGAAAAGTAAAGACGGCGTAAGCCATAACCCTGCAGAGTGGTCATCCTTGAATGACTGCGTTCAAGGTGTCCATGTATTGAAGTCATATGTGGAATCAATTGATCAGGCCTAG
- a CDS encoding metal-dependent hydrolase family protein, translated as MVYTLITNGTLIDGQGNAPVTEAAVLIKDNYIEQVGKPGEISIPEDATVIDAAGKYILPGLIDTHVHMAMELRNIQDAILTPFSYRFYESVHYLKRTLDAGITAVRDAGFSDAGMKKAVEDGLVEGPRMQVSINPLTITGGHGDNWNRSGVDTTMQTYPGMPDPICDGKEAVRKTVREMLRAGAEVIKVHATGGVTSPTDHPEFTQFSQEELEVMVEEAHFRKGVKVMAHAQGAEGIKNAIRAGIYSIEHGIYIDDEAIELMLENGTFLVPTLLAPISVLESSERDDKMAPYAVEKSKEVVEAHKASIAKAYKAGVKIAMGTDAGVMAHGTNLRELGLMCDIGMSPMEALMATTKTAAECLGWEDQVGTIEAGKLADVILTDVDPLSDIRALENSDHITMVMKNGSVYKHLAERKGTHV; from the coding sequence ATGGTATATACACTAATTACAAATGGAACGTTGATTGATGGTCAAGGAAATGCACCGGTCACCGAAGCAGCCGTATTAATTAAAGATAATTATATTGAGCAAGTAGGAAAACCGGGAGAAATTTCAATCCCAGAGGATGCCACTGTGATCGATGCTGCCGGTAAGTATATTTTGCCTGGCTTAATTGATACACACGTGCATATGGCAATGGAGTTGAGAAATATTCAAGACGCGATTCTGACGCCTTTTTCCTATCGTTTTTATGAGAGTGTCCATTATTTGAAACGTACATTGGATGCAGGCATCACCGCTGTGCGTGATGCAGGCTTTTCCGATGCCGGTATGAAGAAGGCAGTAGAAGACGGGCTTGTGGAAGGACCGCGCATGCAAGTAAGTATCAATCCACTAACGATTACCGGAGGGCACGGAGATAATTGGAATCGCTCTGGAGTAGACACAACAATGCAGACGTATCCAGGGATGCCTGACCCGATCTGTGATGGCAAAGAAGCTGTTCGCAAAACAGTGCGTGAAATGCTGCGTGCTGGAGCGGAAGTGATTAAAGTCCATGCGACAGGAGGAGTAACGAGTCCAACTGATCACCCAGAGTTCACTCAGTTCTCACAGGAAGAACTAGAAGTGATGGTGGAAGAAGCCCATTTTCGTAAAGGTGTAAAGGTGATGGCCCATGCCCAAGGAGCAGAAGGTATCAAGAATGCTATCCGAGCAGGTATCTACTCTATTGAACATGGCATCTATATCGATGATGAAGCAATTGAACTGATGCTTGAGAATGGAACGTTCCTCGTACCTACCTTGTTAGCTCCTATTTCTGTACTAGAGTCGAGTGAGAGAGACGACAAGATGGCACCATATGCTGTCGAGAAATCAAAGGAAGTCGTTGAAGCTCATAAAGCCAGTATTGCAAAGGCTTATAAAGCTGGTGTGAAAATCGCGATGGGGACCGATGCAGGGGTGATGGCACATGGTACTAACCTCCGCGAGCTAGGTCTCATGTGTGATATCGGCATGTCACCGATGGAAGCACTTATGGCCACGACTAAAACGGCGGCAGAATGCCTTGGCTGGGAAGATCAGGTTGGAACGATCGAAGCAGGAAAACTTGCCGATGTCATTTTGACTGATGTGGATCCTCTTAGCGATATCCGCGCCTTAGAAAACAGTGATCATATCACAATGGTTATGAAAAATGGCTCCGTCTATAAACATCTAGCGGAAAGGAAGGGTACACATGTCTAA
- a CDS encoding helix-turn-helix domain-containing protein — protein sequence MESEKRLMSLINSVRVLNSTRDLSEVLNQLIKEVHNVIGGANASVLFLYDKQLDRLYAKSAIGFDMEYMKHAYLRPGEGMSGRTFLLKKGKIFYSEDDTTHGMSNVSPETEHFYAKSLGRLEYPMSAICVPLISNDDCIGVLTVDIYSEDIQFDEADLQLLETFAGQAAIAIENATLFSQNERTKKIHEELSKVSLSKGGLSDITKSLARLMGKYVMVFNEFNDSLAISSPEAGPLADELSKNFVPLLETSITKQGFSSHRTSLFQKDHFIYFFPIKTEKQTLGLLTIITEDLSELDPLDRIAIEQAITIFAMEIDRQERLLAEDFSHSGSILEQLIHAPYDEFSSNHLAKLNFPEHDSHHYVIAQLYIKNPLLAFEKINEKKQQLMRIIYREVSRLPYKTLVYDKNMEVTLMFTVSSSMDEERVFQHLGDLFSRIIRISDEKLALDNLAGFGQVVEKLKHVHLSYRDAKRCVQYLQSAYHGKSLLTYKQLGPHRLFLKFDQKELKEYVDEILGVIISHDHNHDTELLETLRVYLESNQNMEKCSKELFVHVNTVKYRLKTIYGILRIEKLTGKEAFELQLGFRILEYLNAKI from the coding sequence ATGGAAAGTGAGAAACGGCTGATGAGCTTAATCAATTCCGTGCGTGTTTTAAACTCAACAAGAGACCTTTCAGAAGTATTAAACCAGCTAATTAAAGAAGTGCATAACGTAATTGGTGGCGCCAATGCCAGTGTCTTGTTTCTATATGATAAACAATTGGACAGGCTCTATGCCAAAAGTGCTATCGGATTTGATATGGAGTATATGAAGCATGCATATTTACGCCCCGGGGAAGGAATGAGTGGCCGCACTTTTTTATTGAAAAAAGGAAAGATCTTTTATTCAGAGGATGATACCACACATGGAATGTCTAATGTCTCTCCTGAAACGGAACACTTCTATGCTAAGTCTTTAGGCAGACTGGAATACCCGATGAGTGCGATTTGCGTGCCGCTGATATCAAATGATGACTGTATCGGGGTGCTGACAGTCGATATTTATTCAGAGGATATTCAGTTTGATGAAGCAGACCTGCAGCTGCTTGAGACGTTCGCTGGGCAAGCGGCTATCGCGATTGAGAACGCCACGCTTTTTTCACAAAATGAGCGCACGAAGAAGATCCATGAAGAATTATCGAAGGTGTCGCTTTCGAAGGGTGGCTTGAGTGACATCACCAAATCGCTCGCACGTTTAATGGGGAAGTATGTAATGGTGTTCAATGAGTTCAATGATTCATTAGCGATATCAAGTCCGGAAGCAGGCCCGTTAGCAGATGAACTTAGTAAGAATTTCGTTCCGTTATTGGAAACGAGTATCACTAAGCAAGGTTTCTCGTCTCATCGCACAAGTTTGTTTCAAAAAGACCACTTTATTTATTTCTTTCCCATTAAGACGGAAAAGCAGACGCTCGGTCTGCTCACAATCATCACGGAAGATTTATCCGAACTGGATCCATTAGATAGGATCGCTATTGAACAGGCGATTACGATTTTCGCGATGGAAATCGACCGGCAGGAACGCCTTTTGGCAGAGGATTTTAGTCATTCAGGATCCATTTTAGAACAGTTGATCCATGCCCCCTATGATGAGTTTTCCTCTAATCATTTGGCAAAACTCAACTTTCCTGAGCATGACTCACACCATTATGTCATTGCACAGCTCTACATCAAGAACCCGCTGCTCGCTTTTGAAAAGATTAATGAAAAGAAGCAACAATTGATGCGGATCATTTATCGAGAGGTGTCTAGACTTCCATATAAGACGTTGGTGTATGATAAAAACATGGAGGTTACACTGATGTTCACGGTTTCTTCTTCAATGGATGAAGAACGAGTATTCCAGCATTTAGGGGATCTATTTTCAAGAATCATTCGAATTTCTGATGAGAAATTGGCTCTGGATAACTTAGCAGGATTTGGCCAAGTCGTAGAAAAATTGAAGCACGTTCACTTGTCATACAGGGATGCGAAACGTTGTGTGCAATATTTGCAGTCAGCGTACCATGGAAAATCACTGTTGACGTATAAACAGCTTGGACCGCATCGGCTCTTTTTAAAATTTGACCAAAAAGAATTGAAGGAGTACGTCGACGAAATTTTAGGTGTTATTATCAGCCATGATCACAACCATGATACTGAATTGCTGGAAACGTTACGAGTTTACTTGGAATCGAATCAGAATATGGAAAAATGTTCCAAGGAACTGTTCGTCCATGTTAATACCGTCAAGTACCGTTTGAAAACGATCTACGGAATATTGCGTATTGAAAAGTTAACAGGTAAGGAAGCATTCGAATTGCAGTTAGGGTTCCGTATTCTTGAGTATTTGAATGCAAAAATTTAA
- a CDS encoding PTS sugar transporter subunit IIB: MKIALVCSAGMSTSMLVQKMRQIAKDKGLEADIDAYAEADLNKHMEDLDVILIGPQVRYLKGQISKKAEPYGTPVDIIDQMAYGTMDGEKVLRQAKELKK, translated from the coding sequence ATGAAAATTGCTCTCGTTTGTTCAGCGGGTATGTCTACTAGTATGCTTGTTCAAAAAATGCGCCAAATAGCTAAAGATAAAGGGCTAGAAGCAGATATTGATGCCTATGCCGAAGCAGATTTAAATAAGCATATGGAGGATCTTGATGTTATCCTAATCGGGCCTCAAGTGCGTTATCTGAAAGGACAGATTTCTAAGAAAGCCGAGCCGTATGGCACACCGGTAGATATTATTGATCAGATGGCATACGGTACGATGGATGGAGAAAAAGTTTTAAGGCAAGCGAAAGAATTAAAGAAATGA
- a CDS encoding PTS lactose/cellobiose transporter subunit IIA: MTETINIEQVSFEIILHAGNARSSAMEALQVVKQGEYKQADNKMEEAESELHKAHQTQTSLLQKEASGERTTPSVLLVHAQDHLMTAMTLKDMAKEMIDLYKEIRGGKE; encoded by the coding sequence ATGACTGAAACGATCAACATTGAACAAGTCTCGTTTGAAATCATTTTACATGCTGGCAATGCGAGATCCTCTGCGATGGAGGCACTCCAAGTAGTCAAACAAGGAGAATATAAACAAGCAGATAATAAAATGGAGGAAGCTGAATCTGAACTTCATAAAGCTCATCAAACTCAAACATCTCTTTTACAAAAAGAAGCATCAGGTGAGAGAACCACACCTTCCGTCTTACTTGTACATGCACAGGATCATTTAATGACGGCCATGACGTTAAAAGATATGGCGAAAGAAATGATTGATTTATATAAAGAAATTAGAGGAGGAAAAGAATGA
- a CDS encoding 6-phospho-beta-glucosidase — translation MGLKVVIIGGGSSYTPEIIDGMIKRHSQFPVSEIVLVDINEGARKLEIVANLAKRMIEYTGAPIQLRYTKNRREALQGADFVTTQIRVGGLKARALDERIPLKHGMIGQETNGAGGIFKAFRTIPILLEIAGDIHEICPNAWLVNFTNPAGIVTEAVMKHSQHQKVIGVCNIPYNMRSGIGEIFDVSVDRVMIEFVGLNHFVFGKRVFIDGVDQTDEAMRHLIYDDLNYSPANIVSLPWNKNFLQSLNMLPNPYHQYYFQHAEVLKKDLQAYKENGTRAEVVMEVEKKLFEKYKNPKLKEKPQELEERGGAYYSESACSLMASIYNNSMDIQTVNTLNKGSIPDLPSEAVIEVNSVISASGPIPLAIGPLPDTISGSIIQLKKFEQLVIDAAVTGDYKKAYASIIMNPLVTSDENAQLVLDELLQAHKPYLPQFDREVVNV, via the coding sequence ATGGGTCTGAAAGTTGTCATTATCGGTGGCGGATCGAGCTATACACCTGAGATTATTGATGGGATGATTAAGCGTCATTCCCAATTTCCTGTTTCAGAAATTGTCTTAGTTGACATCAATGAAGGGGCACGAAAACTAGAGATTGTAGCAAATCTAGCTAAACGAATGATTGAATACACTGGAGCTCCGATACAACTTCGTTACACAAAAAATAGAAGGGAAGCTTTACAAGGAGCCGATTTTGTGACCACGCAAATTCGGGTCGGTGGACTAAAAGCACGGGCATTAGATGAAAGAATTCCGTTAAAACATGGAATGATCGGTCAGGAGACCAATGGAGCGGGAGGAATTTTTAAAGCCTTTCGTACCATCCCGATCCTACTTGAGATTGCTGGTGACATTCATGAAATCTGTCCTAACGCATGGCTCGTGAATTTTACGAATCCAGCTGGAATTGTTACCGAAGCTGTTATGAAGCATAGTCAACATCAAAAAGTTATTGGAGTCTGTAATATTCCCTATAACATGAGAAGTGGTATTGGTGAGATTTTCGATGTAAGTGTTGATCGTGTCATGATCGAATTTGTTGGACTCAACCATTTTGTATTTGGAAAACGAGTGTTTATTGATGGAGTTGACCAAACAGATGAGGCTATGCGGCATCTCATTTATGATGATCTTAATTATTCACCGGCTAATATTGTTTCACTTCCATGGAACAAGAATTTTTTGCAATCACTCAACATGCTTCCAAATCCTTATCATCAATATTATTTTCAGCATGCAGAAGTCTTGAAGAAGGATCTTCAGGCTTATAAAGAGAACGGGACGCGTGCAGAAGTCGTTATGGAAGTCGAAAAAAAACTTTTTGAAAAGTACAAAAACCCTAAACTTAAGGAGAAGCCTCAAGAGTTAGAGGAACGTGGAGGGGCTTATTATAGTGAATCTGCTTGTAGTTTAATGGCATCTATTTATAACAACTCAATGGATATCCAAACGGTCAATACTTTAAATAAGGGGAGTATTCCAGATTTACCATCTGAAGCTGTCATTGAAGTAAATAGTGTAATTTCAGCAAGTGGCCCTATCCCGTTAGCTATTGGCCCTTTACCTGACACCATAAGCGGCTCGATTATACAATTGAAAAAATTTGAACAACTCGTTATAGATGCCGCCGTTACGGGTGACTACAAAAAAGCCTACGCCTCTATTATCATGAATCCACTTGTTACTTCAGATGAGAACGCCCAATTGGTATTAGACGAACTTTTACAGGCTCACAAACCATATTTACCCCAATTTGATAGGGAGGTAGTAAACGTATGA
- a CDS encoding GntR family transcriptional regulator, giving the protein MPKNDQLHSQIKKDIIEKIENGYYRPGKNLPTEAEFCNIYNVSRTTVRTALNHLIMEGHIYRKQGKGTFVAKGKVKQVLSSSKLQYAAQLESQGLKPKIEVNDLQLLVPPAKISRILNVEEGTKVHQVKRTRFADHEEIQFEVAYVRQDLVPELTTKMVGHSLYESIKNQGNQINRTEEQIKIVISDEEVAGNLNISSGSPCFQITTKTFLNSEDIVEYSEAYFRGDRVEFLIERNYE; this is encoded by the coding sequence ATGCCTAAAAATGATCAACTTCATAGTCAAATTAAAAAAGATATTATAGAAAAAATTGAAAATGGTTATTACCGTCCAGGGAAAAACCTTCCGACCGAGGCCGAGTTTTGTAACATTTACAACGTCAGCCGGACGACCGTACGTACAGCTCTCAATCACCTCATTATGGAAGGTCACATTTACCGTAAACAAGGAAAAGGTACCTTTGTAGCAAAAGGAAAAGTAAAACAGGTCCTCAGTTCAAGTAAACTTCAGTATGCTGCTCAGCTAGAATCCCAAGGTCTCAAGCCTAAAATTGAAGTCAACGACCTGCAGTTGTTAGTCCCACCAGCCAAAATTAGCAGGATCCTAAATGTCGAAGAGGGGACTAAGGTCCACCAGGTTAAACGGACAAGATTTGCTGATCATGAAGAAATTCAATTTGAGGTTGCCTATGTTCGTCAGGATCTTGTTCCAGAGCTAACCACTAAAATGGTTGGCCATTCCTTATACGAGTCTATTAAAAATCAAGGCAATCAAATAAATCGAACCGAGGAACAAATTAAAATTGTCATATCAGATGAGGAAGTTGCCGGAAACCTGAATATTTCTTCAGGTTCTCCTTGTTTTCAAATCACAACGAAAACCTTTTTAAATTCAGAAGATATTGTCGAATACTCAGAAGCTTATTTTCGTGGGGATCGAGTAGAGTTCTTAATTGAAAGAAATTACGAATAG
- the chbG gene encoding chitin disaccharide deacetylase yields the protein MRKKLIINADDFGYSRGINFGIIDAHHNGVLTSTTLMTNMPGASHAYQLANETPTLGVGIHLTLTAGSPILKHLQTITDENGHFRNLKYYLGFFDVDLVEVYEEWKAQIKQAIANGIQPTHLDSHHHIHSYGELTEVVIDLAKEFDLPVRRVFEPETNELSTIRTTEAFEYKIDTIKDPIKLAEKFSDAQSIEVMTHPAYLDKAIINGSSFNYPRVDELALLTDKALKETYKNHNMFELTHYRSI from the coding sequence ATGAGAAAAAAACTTATAATTAATGCGGATGATTTCGGTTATTCAAGAGGAATCAACTTTGGTATCATTGATGCCCACCACAATGGGGTATTAACTTCTACGACTCTAATGACAAACATGCCAGGTGCTTCCCATGCTTATCAGTTAGCAAATGAAACCCCTACTCTAGGGGTAGGGATACACTTAACGTTGACGGCTGGAAGCCCTATTCTCAAGCATCTCCAAACCATAACAGATGAGAATGGCCATTTTCGCAACTTAAAATACTATTTGGGTTTCTTTGATGTCGATTTAGTGGAAGTTTACGAGGAATGGAAGGCCCAGATTAAGCAGGCCATTGCTAATGGTATTCAACCCACACACCTGGATAGCCATCACCATATTCATTCATATGGAGAACTAACAGAAGTAGTTATCGACCTTGCAAAAGAGTTCGATTTGCCTGTACGCCGAGTATTTGAACCAGAAACTAATGAGCTGAGCACCATTCGAACAACTGAAGCATTTGAATACAAAATAGATACAATAAAAGACCCTATCAAATTAGCAGAAAAGTTTTCTGATGCTCAATCTATTGAAGTAATGACTCACCCTGCTTATTTGGATAAAGCTATTATTAATGGCTCATCATTTAATTATCCCCGGGTGGATGAACTAGCTTTGTTGACAGATAAAGCATTAAAAGAGACCTACAAAAACCACAATATGTTTGAGCTAACCCATTATCGTTCCATTTAA